The genomic interval ATAATATTTCCTGTCGAAAAATTCGGAGTGGCTTTTTATAATGTTATGTTTTTTATCAACTACGATTCCGGAAATAACCATACCAGGATATATCATTTTTTCCCTGCCAAGGCTTTTCATCAGATAATACGTACTATTTCTGGTTTTATAATCATCAATGTGCCTGTTTATACCGAATTCTATCCTGAAATCTTCAATAGGGAAGTTTTCAAGTTTCATATACCTGTTTTTCAGGTCATCCAGCTTTTCTTTTTTTAATGGTAATTCATCAAAACTGCAGTTTAACGCATCAAGTGCCTGCTCCTGGAACTTCCTGACCAGTGGTGGTGAATCCCTTCTCCTGAGTTCTATGCCTCTTACCTTAAACGTTCCATCTTTCCTTAATCCTATATATCTGTTTGCGGAACCTATGCCATTGGCCTGGGGCATAAAAGCAATCCATCTATAATTTGAATCCAGAACTATAGGTATGCCTGTTTTATCATATATCTCTTTAAGTGTTTTATCTATATCACCGTTTCCTGATAGCCAGAGTGAATCAACAACACCATGTAAAACGGTGAAACCATTTTCTTCTGAAATTCTCATGGAATCTGCTATTATTTTTCTCCCTATGCCTGTTATTTTTTCATGCACATCTATCCTTCCAAATTTTGCATTTTTATAACCGGTATACCCGAAGGAATTGAGAAGGAGGATTTTCAATGCCTTATTTCTGCTTGCATAGATATCCGACCTGCCGTTGACATATTTATACAGTAGCCTCCTGTCCAGCAATCCTCTGAGGAACTGTGATAAATAGGCAGTATTTCCTCCAGAAATGCTCTCCGGTGATATGCCATATTCAACTATTATTCCAGGATACATGGATGAAAAATCAATTTCATATACATCCGAATAAATTCCCGGCTCCGGATTAAAAACTATTCCACCTGCGTCTGCACTGAATAATTCAGCAGGATTTTTTGCAATCTCATAATCATCTTTTCTAAATGGCACAAGTATTTTTCTTTTTAATGCTTCTTTTTCCTCAATAGAAGAAACAACGGTGCCAGGAGTTATACTGGAAACTATTTCAACAGGAAGGGATGAAACCCTTGATAGCTCAAACAGCCCTGAGATTCCAGATTCCCTGTATACAAAGGAATCATAATCTATGCATATTCTATCCCTTATTTTTACAGCCCCGGGCATATACGAATGCCTGCCATAGGATTCAAAGGTTCTTTCCCTGTAAAATCTGGCATTAATATAATATCCATGTTTTTTCATCTGGTCAAGCAAAATGCTGAATTCATTTTGATAGTTTCTATATATTATAATGATGTTTTCCTCTATAGCCCTTTTTGTTTCTTCATAGATATTGCTGGAATATATATTGCCATTTATGGCAACATATTTTATCCTGCCACGTGTGGATACAGGTTCTATTACTGCTGCAGGCAAACTTATATCCTCCTCATATGGGTTTTCCAGGCTATAGAATTCCATTCCCCTGCTTACCATAAACCGTAAAATATTATTTATGTCAGCATTATAAATTTTCAACCGGGAACCAAATGATTCCTCTATCCTGGATCCCATATCACTTGATTTAGATGGGCTAAGATATATCTGTATTCCATTTTGCAATCCATAAATATCGTTCATTGTAGTATAACGGTAGATATAATTTGTCGCGTCCAGGCTCTTCTCAAGCATGGTTAAATAGTATGGTTCGCCTGAAACAAATATCCATGTCCTGTTATTGAAGTATTTTTTAATGATCTTTCCGTTCCGGTATATCCACAGTTCTATTACATCAGAACCAGTGGCGTTTATTATCTTCTCCATATCCATCCAGCTTTTTATATAATTCCAGAATAATAGCAGCAAAAAACTGGTTAAAATTTGAAATCTCATTTGAATGTTTCTCTGCCATGGATATAATAACTTTCAGAATTTCAATATCTTCTTTTTTCATATATGTGCGCATGGATAAAATTTCTTCTTCCATAGATTTCACATATTCCCTTGACGACTGTGTGTTCCTTCCCATTTTACCATCCCATAAATTCTTCATTCACTGTTTTTGAACCCACAATATCAAATATTACCGCACTGCCATTATATACTGATTGTTCCATCACATAATTTATCTCACCAATAACAGAAAGGCCCCATGAATCAAGCACAAACGATGAGATCAATATAAGGTATTTTTCAATGCCGCTCTCTATAACTATTCTATTCAGCTGATATGGAGTCATAATTCTCTGGATTTTTACATTAAAATTTAAAATATTCTTTTCAAGCATAATTCCATCAGATATCAATAGTTTTGTGGGCATGTAATGTGTTATTTCCCGTAAAATATCAAAACTTCCGCTTCTAATGCTGAACTCTCCCATAAAAATTAAAATAGCAATTTTAAGAAATAGTTTCTGCAATGGTTAAAAAAATGAGAAAATGAGATGTATAATTTTATTTTATAAATGCTTTTTTTATTACAATTTTTTCAAGGGGCTTATCGTTCCTGTCTCTCTTTGCCTTGCTTATTTTATCTGCAACATCGAGACCCTTTACAACTTTGCCGAATACGGGGTGCATTTTATCAAGATAGTTGTTATTCACCACATTTATAAAGAACTGGGATCCGCCAGTATTAGGCCCGGCATTTGCCATTGCTATGGTTCCCCTATCATTTCTATTGTTTTTTGTAAATTCATCTTTTATTTTGTATCCAGGGCCACCCATTCCTGTTCCTGTCGGGTCTCCACCCTGTATCATGAAATCGGGTATAACCCTGTGAAATATTGTGTTATTGTAGAATCCCTGCTCAACAAGCTTTCTGAAATTGCCCGCTGTAACAGGCATATCTTTCTCAAACAATTCTATTTCTATATCTCCCATGCTGGTTTCAAGTACTGCTGTTGCCATATCATCGGATAATATCTACAATTATATACTTTTCCAGATAACACAGTCTGTAAATATTAATTTCCAATAGCTAAATATTATAATAGATTAAATATAACACAGAGAAAAAATTAAAAAATTACCATACTTATTATTATATTACAGAATTATTTTTTAATAATATGCTTAATTATTCTTCATTATATTAAAGAATATGTAAAAAAATAAGTTATCTTTAAATATAATGACGTAATATAATTTTATGGTCGAAAATGATGCTTATTCTGTACTTGATAATGCAAAAGTAGGAAAGTTCCAGAGAAGGCTGGCTGTAACGGCCGCACTTGGCCCATTTACAGACGCTTTCAATGAATTTGGTGCATCAATATCGCTTATAGCTGTTGGGATACTTTTCCACCTGCCTCCAGTACTGGTTGCAGCAGCAACAGCAGCTTACTGGGTAGGTGTGGCGGCGGGTGCAATATTAGGCGGTATAGCATCAGATGCAATAGGAAGAAAGCAGATATTTTTATACGATACAATAGGCATGGCTGTGTTTGCAGTTATCAGTGCCATCGCCACTGGATATATCTCATATTTCCTGGCACGGCTTGCACTGGGTATATTCATAGGGATGGATTATGCAGCCGCAGTCCCACTGCTTTCAGAATATTCTCCATCAAAGAAAAGAGGCGGGCTCCTTTCCACTGAAAAACTGTTTTTTATGTTCGGCACAATTGCCACAGTTGTCATAGGCATGGCTTTCACATATTATGTGGGCGTGCTTCTGGCATGGAGATATGATTTCCTGATAGCAGCAATACCGGCAATAATACTATTCGGATTAAGGTTTGATATGCCCGCATCGCTCAGATGGGCAAAAGCTTCCGGAAGAAAAGATCTGATACCAAAAATATTAAAGAAACTCCACAAGGAAGGGATAGATATAGATCCTGAAACAGTAAAAGTGGATAAACCCCAGTCTATAAAGGAAAACATACACGAATTCTTTAACTCAAAGAATAAAAAAACAGTTGCATACATATTCTGGATTGGCGCAGCATATGCATTGACAGTAAACCTTGTAAGTGTGTATGCCAGCACTGTTCTGGAAAACCTTGGAGCAACATCATTTTTTGCAGAGGAAGGAACATTGATAATTGATATAGTGGGGACATTTGGCGTTATACTGACACTGATTGTTGTTGACAGGATAGGAAGGAGGCTTATGGGGCTCTTCGGCTTTGTCCTTGGTGCCATACCACTTACCGTCCTTATAGTGGCAGATGTATACCACGCAATGACAATACCGCTTGTAATATCCATGTTCGGGCTATTCTTCTTCATAAACGTTGGCCTGGTCGGCACACTTCAATACCTCCCGGCCGCAGAAGTTTCAACTACAAAATCCAGGGGACTTGCTGTAGGTTGGGAGAAACTTTTTGAGTTCGGACTCGCATTACCGGCGCTCACATTGTACGCATATATAGGGCTGTTCTACTCCTTCATATACGATGCTATAATGGTAATAATTGGCGGTATAGTTCTTTATTTCCTGTCATTTGAAACAAAAAACCGGTCTCTGGAGAGAAATGCAATGGAAGCAGAGAAAAAGCATACAAAATCCAGGGAGGGCAAATCAAAGACAGTACAGGAAACAAAACGTATTGATTGAATGGAACATTAACAATTTTTAAATATTTATTTAATATTTTAATTGATGCAAGCTGGATTTCTTAATAAATTAAATTCTGAAATAATTTTAGAAGATTATGAGCCACCGGAACCGAGGGATAATGAGGTAACAATAGAACAGAAATATACCGGGGTATGTTTCAGGGATATACTCACACAGCAGGGATTCTTTCCCAGGGTTTCACTTCCAGTAATACCCGGCCATGAAATAGGGGGCATTATAATAAAAAAAGGCAAAAATATCACAAATTTCAATATAGGAGATAGGGTTTCAAGCCTTATCTACGTGCCATGTGGAAAATGTGAATTCTGTTTATCAGGAAATGAAAATCTATGCCCTAATAAAGTTGCGTATGGCGAGGGAAGAAATGGCGGTTATTCCAGATATGTAAACGCAGATGAGAGGTCTCTGGTTAAAGTTCCCCCTGAAGTTCCGGAGGAAACAGTCCCTATTGCAGCATGTGTCATAGCAATGCTTTATCATGCGATAGGGAGGGTAGGAAAAATAAAAAAGGGTGATTATGTTTTAATCACCGGTGCAGGCGGTGGCGTTGGTGTACATGCAGTGCAGATGGTAAAGGCACTTGGAGGCCATCCCATAGCCGAAACCGGATCTAAATGGAAAGAAGAGGAATTGTATAAACTCGGTGCGGAATATGTTGTATCCCCGGAAAGGGAATATAATAAGGACGTTAAGGAAATTACAGGCCAGGGGGCAGATATTGTACTTGAAGATGTGGGAATTGCAACATTTTCGAAAAGCCTGAGAAGCCTTAAAACAGGGGGCAGGCTGGTAGTTATAGGGAATTTGAAGCCAGAGCCTGTTGAACTACCTCTCGGGCTTATTATCCTCAAGGGCAATAGCATAAAAGGGAGCATAAGTTCCACAAGAGAGGATTTGAAAAAAGCCCTGGAACTGTCAAAATCGCAGATATCTCCTGTAATAGGCAATAAAATAGAACTTCAGGATATAAATAATGGTTATGCAAACATGCTTGATAGGAAAGTACTGGGCAGGCTGCTGATAAAATTTTAGCATCATTTGTTCCATGTTAAAATTTAATTTAACAAAAACCTTTTTTAAAAGTTAATAATGGAGTATAGATAATAAAATGTATATTGTGCCCTCATCTACCGCTTATAATGTATCCAGGAAACTGGCAAGTATTTTTTCATGCAACGTTTCCGGGGTTGTCAGGAAAAGATTTCCGGACAATGAAATGTATTTGAAGATTATTGACGATGTTAAAGGAGAGGATGTACTTCTTGTGGGAAACACAAGGAGTGATCAGGATATAATTGAATACCTCCTGCTTCTGGATGCTATAAAGGAGGAAGAGCCGAAAAGTATAACTGCAGTGGTGCCGTTTTTCGGGTATGCAAGGCAGCATATGAGATATAATAACGGTGAACCGGTGTCTTCAAAGGTTTTTACACAGGCAATAAATCAGTATGCTGACAGGATTATAACTGTTGAACTTCACGATGAGCAGACACTGAATTATTCTAAAGTTCCATTTACCGATATTAAAATTATAAATCCAATATATAAATATTTTATGGATAAAAACATAGATTTTGTTATATCCCCTGACGATGGCGGATATGAACGCGTTAAACTGATGGGTTCAAAACTGGGCATTCCTGCATATTATATTGATAAAAAAAGGATTGATTCAACCACGGTAAAAATGACCCTTCCGGAAGAAGACTATAAAGATAAGAACATTCTTATTCTGGATGATATAATTTCAACAGGGGGCACAATAATCAAAGCCTCCAGGATGTTAAAGGACAAAGGTGTCAGAAACATATACGCCTGCGCAATACATGGTGTATTTGCAAATAACAGCAATGAGAAAATAGAGAGATATGTAAATGAACTCACTGTAACAGATACCATAGAAACAAAATATAGCAATATAACAATTTCAGGGGAAATCGCAGAATCCCTGAAAGACAAGATAAGCATATGAAAAGTGGTCTCAGGGTTCTCGGGCTAGATGATGGCCCGTTTAACCGGAATTCCGATACAAAAACTGTTATGGTAGGAGTTTTAATGAGGTTAAACTCCTATGTTGAGGGAATCTCAACAGGAACTATAAAGGTTGATGGCATGGATTCCACGGAAACTATAATGTCTATGCTAAATGGGAGATTCAGCAAAGATATAGATTTTATAATGTCAAATGGGATAACATTTGGCGGTTTCAATATTATGGATATCAGGATGATAAACCGGTTAACAGGAATCCCCATAATCTCAATAACAAGAAAAAAACCGGATATGGATTCTATGTTTTCCGCACTTAAATTGCATTTTTCAGATTATATGCAAAGAATAGAACTTTTAAAAAACAGTTCAATAAATAAAATTGAGTACTCTGGAAAGGCACTGTATGTAAACTGTTGCGGGATATCTGTGAATGATGCCCTTTATCTTATAAAGAAAACCACTATAATGGGTAATATACCTGAACCTGTGAGAATGGCGCATCTCATAGCAACAGCTATTGTAAGTGGAGAAAGCTATGGAAAAACATAAAACATCTGAAAAATAAAAAATTTAATTTATTTGCTGCTAGAAATACAACCAGTATGCACTTTACGTTATCCACAGTTTCCCACATTAATCATTAATATCCTAATTCATAGCATAACATTTAAGATCAAAATAAATGGCAATATGAATCAGGTGAATTTATATTTCTCTGACGGAATCCCGGAAATTTCATTTTTAATTTTATAAAGATTTCCACCATCTCCATTTTCATCTATAGCTGTTGTAATATAGAGCGTTTTTAAATCATCCCCTCCAAACACGCAGGAATCAACATTTTTTGCACTCACATAAATTTTTTTTATAACCTTTCCATTGCTGTCAAAAGCTATTACGGACGAACCACCATGGAAGGCTACGTATAAATTGCCCATTGAATCTATTGTCATTCCATCCGGTACACCAGGAAATACTGAAACATCTATACTTTCCATTTCATCAAGAATAGCCGAATTTCTATTATCATAATTGAAAACTCTTATTTTTCTTGTTGGGGAGTCTATATAATACATAATTTTTTTATCGTAATTCCATATTGTTCCATTTGATATGGTGATCCTGTCAAGTACTTTACTCTCTTTACTGTCAAATCTATATAGTGCACCAAGTGGGTCTTTTTCATTCATATCCATAGTCCCGGCGAAAAGAACTCCATTCATATCGCATTTGCCATCATTTAATCTAATATTCTCATCTAATTTCATCTTGAAAATAGTTTCAACTTTTCCACTCTTTAAAATTAAATGTTTTATAGATTCCTTTGTGGCAAAAATCAGCCCATCATCGCATGGGACTATGAAAGGTATAATACTGTCAGTATGCAGCTGAGTTATATTCTCACCGTAAGAGTATATTTTTCCGTTTAATATATCAACATAATATAGCAACCCATCTCTCCATATTGGGGATTCCCCCAGTTTTAACTGTGGCGACTCATGTATTAATTTAGCTTTTAACATGTAAACATTATTACATTAATGCTATATATTCTTAGCAGATAATTTTTATCCCGGTAATTATTATTCACGATCAGGTGGCAAGGAAGCCCACGTGCTCTAGCCACGGGTAGTTGACCTGCAATATCCCAGAAAAGTTATAATACCTATAATCATTCATAAATATTATGTGGGAAACTCTGTTTAAAATGGATAAAATTGAGGACAATGCCTTGAAGGATATTACAGTAAAAGGGGTTCCTTTGCTTGTATCAAGGATAGATGGGAAAATATATGTCACAGATCTGTACTGCACACACGAGCAAACCTCCCTTTCTGAAGGATTCATAGAAGGTTGCAGTGTTGTATGTTCCGCCCATTTTGCTTCGTTTAACCTGAAAGATGGGAAGGTTATTTCAGGGCCTGAAGGTGAGACCGGAACAATTAAAGATTTGAAGTCATACAATACAAAGATAGAGAATGGGATGATAATGGCGGATATATAATGAAAATCATAGTTCTGGTTAAACAGGTACCTGATGTCAATGCAATACGATTTGACGAAAAGACTAAAAGGATAATAAGGGCAGGGGTAAAATTATCATTTAACTCCTATGATAAAAAGGCAGTTGAAGCAGCAGTAAGGCTGTCAGAAAAATATAAATGTGAAACATACGTTGTTTCTATGGGCCCCGGGGATGCCAGAGATGTACTGAACGATTCAATGAAAATGGGAATTAACCATGCTATACTGTTAAACGATCCAAATTTTGCAGGTTCAGATACCTATGTAACATCCAGGATTCTATCCTCATTAATAATGCACATTAGCCCGGACATAGTTTTATCCGGCAAATCTTCACTGGATGGCGAAACATCCCAGGTTCCTCCGGAAACAGCAGAGATGGCAGGATACAACTTTGTTTCAAACGTATCATCAATAGAAATAGCCGAAAATAGGGTAATAGTGGCCAGGGATGAAGATAATGGCATAAGGAAACTGGAAGTTTCATTTCCGGTATTCCTCTCAGTCAGCGAGAAAATTAACAGGGCAAGGCAAATAGACCCATCTGCAAAGGTTGAAAATATTGATATATATGACTCCAGATTTACCGCATGGAAGGGAAGTGATTCGCCCACAAGTGTGGTTGATACATTTTCAATGGCCAATACAAGGAATAATAAATTTATTACTTTTCAGGAATTTCTGGGAATACTTAACTCCTCGGGAGAAGTAAAACAGGATCCAGACTATAAGATTCTGGATGACCCGGCAACAGAGGAAATTTTTCTGGGGTTAGCAGTGGACGATCCAGGGACATCCCTTGAAATTTCTTCTAAAATAGCAGAGATTGGAGGCCATAGAATAGTTGTAATAGGGAATATAAACCCATCCAGGCTGAATGGCATGGCATGCCACAAATACATATATCTTGATAACTCAGACTATGTTTCATTTTCTGAATATGTTGCGGAATTTATAAGGAAAAATAAAGTGCGCCACGTTCTCGCACCCTCAAATCTTAACGGAAGGGACATATCATCACACATAGCTGCATCTATTGGCCTTGGCCTCACTGCAGATTGTGTGGATATAAAATTTGAATCAGGAAAAATGGTCCAGTATAAACCCTCTTTTGGAGGTGGCATAATAGCAGTCATTAAATCAAAAACTGAACCTGATATGGCAACTGTGAGAAAAGGCATGTTTCCTATTAAATTCAGGAGCAAATCATATGATGTGCAGACCGTAAATCTGGAAAAAAATGAAAATTTCCACGAAATTGATAACACACCCATTGACAGCAATCTACATCCCCTTGATACCCCTGTGATATTTGGAATCGGCACAGGCGTGCATGCTGAAGATATCCCGCACATTCTGGAAATAGCGGAAAAAATAAACGCTTCTGTTGGTGCAACAAGAAGGGTGGTAGATATGGGAAGAATTCCCAGGCAATTCCAGATTGGCCTTACCGGAATGTCAATATCACCTTCCTTATATGTTGCTCTGGGCATATCGGGATCTGATAACCATATAGTTGGCATCCGATACGCAGGCAAGGTAATGGCTGTTAACAACAATCCTGATGCAGATATATTTAAACATTCAGATTTTGGCATGATTATGGATACGCATGAATTTATTGAAAACCTCTATACGTTTGTTAATAAATAATAGGGGAACTTTTAGATTCTTACAGATAATTTATTTTTCAATACGTCTGTCATTTTGATCAGAAATACTTACCGATGATATAACGGTAAAGAAGCAATAAAAAACTCTTATGTAATCATCATTTCGCAAATTTGTCCGGTTGTTTTCGAGCTCGGTCCTCATATAATCAAATGGCTATGCACCTTTCTGATTGTACATTAAATAAATATTTTCTGGATTGCCAGCAATATTTAGCATCATTGTAACTATGGAAACATGGGAATAATAAAGAGTAGAATGTATGTTCCCTGTAAATTTGTGGAGTTGAGGTTTAGAAATAATAATTTACTACCCCGGTATTAACTATAATGGATATGCATAATGTCACCATAAATTTTCCAAAAAATATAGTTCTTGAAAATGGGGAAAGTATACATATTGAAAGGGATAAAATTACTGACGAGTCATTGTTTTCAATGCTATTTCCGGAGAAATCTACCGATCGTATTGCAATAAATCTCATAAAAAATGGATTCCACGACGCAACTCCGAGTTTTTTCAAAGGCGAGAAATACAGTATGGCTAAAGAAATAGCGTTTCCATGGGAACTGCACATCAGGCTCTTTAATTATGGTAAGCAATATGGAAAAATGTTTGCGCACGTTGAAATATCAAGAAAATACTTTGAACATCTTTTTATAATACAACCCTCCGTGTTTGAGCCCTTTGAATTTTATAAGAGTATATACCGTGAATTCAACGTTATGTATGAACCATCCGGAAAAAAAGTTAAAGAATTCAAGAATTATTATAAAGTTAAGCTCATACCACCGGAAAATCTTATAGAGTGGATGCCACTTGTTTTAAATTTATATAGCAATTTCTCCCAGTACAAGGAAAAAATCAGGGAAATTATTGATGTAATAGATTTTGAATTGCACCGTAAATAAATCTATTTTTTTGAATAGCGCTTCACATCATGCCCGCATATGGGGCATGTTTTAATATATTCATCATATATTTTATGGCAGCCGGTACACCTGTATTTCCATATTATGCCCTTTTTTATGCCAGATATCCCGCCTCCTGAATAGGCAATCCCACAATATTTTGCAACATTCTGTATGGCATAATCGTCTGTGATTATTATCCCATTTAATTCAATTGCAAGTGCGAGCACATCAATATCAGTGGCACTTAGCGCATTGTAATCCCCGGTACTTAAAGCTGCTTCACGGGCTTTTGCAATATACTCCTTTCCAGGGCTGCGTGTCGTTATATTCGCTACTTCAAGGATCTTTTCAAGTGACCCTTTTTTTATTTCATTGATAACAGACTCAGGGTAAACATAACCATCCTCTGAAATATTGAGATTCCCAGATAACATTGCTGAGGTATCTATAATATATTTTTTCTTCCCTTCCACATGGCAAAATATTATTATTAGTAATAAATCTACCTTAAACAATACATAAATGATTTTCCATTTTTAATAGCATATTTTAACTTCTGTGTAATTTCGATCCCATGTTACTGGTATACATTATTATGCTCATTATAGGAATAGCCGTTGGCGCCCTGACAGGAATTACCGGTAGCAGTGGCGTGCTTGTTGTTGTTCCTGTCCTTTCATATATGGGAATCAATTTTAAAACATCTGTAGGTACAAGCCTGCTGGTAGACGTGGTAACTACAACAATTGTGATATATGTATATCTCAGGAAAAAAACCCTTAATCCCGGAATAGGTATAGTACTTGGAATCGGTGCAATAATTGGTGCACAGCTTGGCTCCCTTATTGCAGGAATATTGCCTGTGCTTCCACTGGAAATCATTTTTACTGCCATGGCAGCATATATGAGCTATTATGTGATTAAAAAATCGTACAACATCGATAGCCATGGGGTCAGAAAGATGGAATTAAGCCGTAATTTAGCGTTGATAATCGGTTTTGCCCTGAGCATCCCGGTTGGCATTCTCACAGGGGTTATAGGAACCAGTGGTGGAATTATGTTTGTTTTAATTATCATGGTATTTTTCTCAATGAAGGCACAGAATATGGTAGGTACCGCAACACTTGCAATGTTTCTGTCCGCAGCAAGTGGTTCTATAGGTTATTATGACATAGGGCATATTGACTTCCTGGCAGCAATACTTATAGGTGTTGTGGCACTGGTTTCCGGCTATTATTTCTCAATATTTGCACATAAAATTAAGCAGAAATATATATACCGGTTTATAGGCGTTGTCTTCATAATTGTGGTCATAAGTGAAATTGTGAAGATTGTTGTCCTATAGAAGAATTGATTTTCCTATGCCCGAATATTCTTTACCGAGGTACTTATAATCCTTATCATGGCAACACCTGCATTTACTGTTTCTCTCAACATTTATTTTATTAATTTCAAAATTGAAGGCATCTATAAAATAAATGCTGCCATCTATTCCATAATCCAGTAAAATTTTCACGGCAAGGTTGACACCATATGATGCGATTAGGGCCGGCACAGTATTCAATACACCGGTTACTTCACATGATGGCAATTCAGCAGGTTCACTGTTAAAGCAGGCATAGCATGACGTTTTTCCCGGTATTATAGCTTTAAATTCACCATACATTTCTATAGCGGATGTAAACACCCATGGTATTCCGTATTTGTCACAGGCATCATTTATTATAAATCTGGTGGTCATATTGTCTGTTCCATCAAAAACCAGGTCTGCTGAATTTACCATATAAGCCAGAGAGGAATCAAAAGCACTATTATGGAACTCAACCTCCACATCAGGATTAATTTTCTGCAATTTTTTTGCTGCTGTTTCCGCTTTGTACTCTTTCAAATCATCCATATCATAAAGTATCTGCCTGTGAAGGTTTGTAATCTCTATCCTGTCCCTGTCCACAAGTATTAACTTCTTAACTCCTAATCGTGAAAACATCTCTGCCGCAGCACTCCCGGTGCCACCAAGGCCAATTATGAGAATAGTTTTTTCGAGAAGCTTTTTCTGGTTAGCTTCTCCAATTTGCTTTAAAACAATTTGCCGCGAATACCTTTTCATGTCCATTGGTACTTATTATAACAATAACTTAAATATTTTCAGGTTCAATAAATCGATGCCACTCATAGTTTATAATATTAATCTATAATTAATATATGTGTTCTATAATATATAGAGCAAAATTTAAATATGTAACTATTATAGTCTAATATGGGAAAGGCAGGTTTGGGGGCAAAGGCCGGCGTTGTTGCAGGCCTTGTATATGGTATTTTAGATGGCATATTTGCATATGTAGTGCTGGTAATATTTAAAACGGACGTAATGAAAGTTATGTCTACCTTAGCAGCAAAGGAAACTTCACTGGGCATAAAAGTCACAGGTGCACAACTATATTCTACAGACCTTACACTTGCACCTGTAGAGGGTATAGTAGGAGGCCTTATTATCGGTATCATCCTTGGCATAATATTTGCTTATACACATAATAAAATACCGGGCAAGAATATGATTATAAAAGGTGAGATTTTTGGTCTTATTTTATGGATTATATTTGATGTGCTTATCGGCGCAGTAGATATCAGTACATACGGACTTACATATTATATTGCATCCATTGCATTTGATATTATTCCTCTGGTGGTATTTGGATTTATCCTGGGCACACTATATAATAAATGGGAAGTTAAAGATAC from Ferroplasma acidiphilum carries:
- a CDS encoding MFS transporter, with product MVENDAYSVLDNAKVGKFQRRLAVTAALGPFTDAFNEFGASISLIAVGILFHLPPVLVAAATAAYWVGVAAGAILGGIASDAIGRKQIFLYDTIGMAVFAVISAIATGYISYFLARLALGIFIGMDYAAAVPLLSEYSPSKKRGGLLSTEKLFFMFGTIATVVIGMAFTYYVGVLLAWRYDFLIAAIPAIILFGLRFDMPASLRWAKASGRKDLIPKILKKLHKEGIDIDPETVKVDKPQSIKENIHEFFNSKNKKTVAYIFWIGAAYALTVNLVSVYASTVLENLGATSFFAEEGTLIIDIVGTFGVILTLIVVDRIGRRLMGLFGFVLGAIPLTVLIVADVYHAMTIPLVISMFGLFFFINVGLVGTLQYLPAAEVSTTKSRGLAVGWEKLFEFGLALPALTLYAYIGLFYSFIYDAIMVIIGGIVLYFLSFETKNRSLERNAMEAEKKHTKSREGKSKTVQETKRID
- a CDS encoding zinc-binding dehydrogenase, giving the protein MQAGFLNKLNSEIILEDYEPPEPRDNEVTIEQKYTGVCFRDILTQQGFFPRVSLPVIPGHEIGGIIIKKGKNITNFNIGDRVSSLIYVPCGKCEFCLSGNENLCPNKVAYGEGRNGGYSRYVNADERSLVKVPPEVPEETVPIAACVIAMLYHAIGRVGKIKKGDYVLITGAGGGVGVHAVQMVKALGGHPIAETGSKWKEEELYKLGAEYVVSPEREYNKDVKEITGQGADIVLEDVGIATFSKSLRSLKTGGRLVVIGNLKPEPVELPLGLIILKGNSIKGSISSTREDLKKALELSKSQISPVIGNKIELQDINNGYANMLDRKVLGRLLIKF
- a CDS encoding peptidylprolyl isomerase; protein product: MATAVLETSMGDIEIELFEKDMPVTAGNFRKLVEQGFYNNTIFHRVIPDFMIQGGDPTGTGMGGPGYKIKDEFTKNNRNDRGTIAMANAGPNTGGSQFFINVVNNNYLDKMHPVFGKVVKGLDVADKISKAKRDRNDKPLEKIVIKKAFIK
- a CDS encoding type B DNA-directed DNA polymerase, whose protein sequence is MEKIINATGSDVIELWIYRNGKIIKKYFNNRTWIFVSGEPYYLTMLEKSLDATNYIYRYTTMNDIYGLQNGIQIYLSPSKSSDMGSRIEESFGSRLKIYNADINNILRFMVSRGMEFYSLENPYEEDISLPAAVIEPVSTRGRIKYVAINGNIYSSNIYEETKRAIEENIIIIYRNYQNEFSILLDQMKKHGYYINARFYRERTFESYGRHSYMPGAVKIRDRICIDYDSFVYRESGISGLFELSRVSSLPVEIVSSITPGTVVSSIEEKEALKRKILVPFRKDDYEIAKNPAELFSADAGGIVFNPEPGIYSDVYEIDFSSMYPGIIVEYGISPESISGGNTAYLSQFLRGLLDRRLLYKYVNGRSDIYASRNKALKILLLNSFGYTGYKNAKFGRIDVHEKITGIGRKIIADSMRISEENGFTVLHGVVDSLWLSGNGDIDKTLKEIYDKTGIPIVLDSNYRWIAFMPQANGIGSANRYIGLRKDGTFKVRGIELRRRDSPPLVRKFQEQALDALNCSFDELPLKKEKLDDLKNRYMKLENFPIEDFRIEFGINRHIDDYKTRNSTYYLMKSLGREKMIYPGMVISGIVVDKKHNIIKSHSEFFDRKYYENLLKRSFKPFDFIISESANKIPDLY
- a CDS encoding ribose-phosphate diphosphokinase, which translates into the protein MYIVPSSTAYNVSRKLASIFSCNVSGVVRKRFPDNEMYLKIIDDVKGEDVLLVGNTRSDQDIIEYLLLLDAIKEEEPKSITAVVPFFGYARQHMRYNNGEPVSSKVFTQAINQYADRIITVELHDEQTLNYSKVPFTDIKIINPIYKYFMDKNIDFVISPDDGGYERVKLMGSKLGIPAYYIDKKRIDSTTVKMTLPEEDYKDKNILILDDIISTGGTIIKASRMLKDKGVRNIYACAIHGVFANNSNEKIERYVNELTVTDTIETKYSNITISGEIAESLKDKISI